A stretch of Microscilla marina ATCC 23134 DNA encodes these proteins:
- a CDS encoding DUF4249 domain-containing protein, whose product MPNENKLKYDQAIIQIESWSKEAFNYHKAIEGQLQGSGAYSATPATPPGNFSNGALGFFRAVSIKTKSVEVKL is encoded by the coding sequence ATGCCGAATGAAAATAAGCTGAAGTATGACCAAGCAATCATCCAAATCGAATCTTGGAGCAAGGAGGCTTTTAACTATCATAAGGCAATTGAGGGACAGCTTCAAGGCAGTGGTGCCTATAGTGCAACTCCTGCTACTCCTCCTGGTAACTTCAGCAATGGAGCTCTAGGGTTTTTCAGGGCAGTGAGCATAAAAACAAAGTCGGTTGAGGTGAAGCTATAG
- a CDS encoding DUF4249 family protein: protein MKVFVQNMAWLFIFLACNGCIEKADDIFSKQGTRICIEGVISTNQRTYVRVTQSAPYPHNAINYEKGKYPGVQNASVSISDDAGNIDVLTLSTDEYLAKSGYYINTTHYTKLTVGTAYTLKVVCNGQTYEAKEVMPVAPPAIDKWSLQHAK from the coding sequence ATGAAAGTATTTGTTCAAAATATGGCTTGGCTGTTTATTTTTCTTGCTTGTAATGGATGTATCGAAAAAGCAGATGATATTTTTAGCAAGCAAGGGACCCGCATTTGTATAGAAGGGGTAATATCTACCAATCAGCGTACTTATGTAAGAGTTACCCAAAGCGCTCCTTACCCTCACAATGCGATTAACTACGAAAAAGGAAAGTATCCAGGGGTACAAAATGCCTCGGTTAGTATCAGCGATGATGCAGGCAATATAGATGTACTGACCTTGTCTACAGATGAGTATCTTGCCAAATCGGGTTACTATATCAATACTACCCACTACACTAAGCTAACCGTGGGTACTGCTTATACGCTAAAGGTAGTATGCAATGGACAAACCTATGAGGCTAAAGAGGTGATGCCTGTTGCACCTCCTGCTATAGACAAGTGGAGTTTACAACACGCAAAGTAA
- a CDS encoding TonB-dependent receptor: MNTKTCVMLLLCLVVNITLGKAQNHQAPNQKIQLEKNSGTIPEFLDELSKKYQLRFSYDEGIIPKTRYRVDKKVWQLDELLHKLLQKAHIRFRRINGQIILTRYKTSKITLSGTITAANNGEHLPGAVVYIKELGVGAVSNNYGFYSLTIPPDKYKVLGSYMGYKNATKETSLEKSLNLDLELQPSVAKLSEVMVTANDDKSKEHIESIKNTQMSTHVVEIERIQRTPMLAGEADVLKSIQFLPGVQSSHVGTAGFSVRGGGYDQNLILLDDAPVYNISHAMGLFSVFNTDAVKDIRVYKGAIPAKYGGRLSSVVDIRMKEGNDKQLTLNGGLGIVSSRLTVEGPITPKASFLVSGRYSYLGFTANKLASIFSEVAPDINHYGRNNEINFYDLNAKLNIELDKNNKIYFSVFGSKDHFFNDVFFENNTLDWGNQTGSFRWNHIFNDRLFSNLTLVYGNFDYAYVRHNDNRNFKWSANMQQQGLKLDFDYFDSPQSTVNFGVSVDRHLFAPGKITGLSDPSVVQPFALDNKQAIESAFYVNHQWGIGKRFLVNYGLRFSGFHNIGAGTQYIYNDDQTLTREEHFGKGEVMQSYYGLAPRLSLRYLFNETSSLKASYSRTYQYLHLVSTSSVGLPTDVWLPVDNNIRPRVADQVALGYFKDFYRATYRFSAEAYYKKLYNVIDYVDNADVFLNKHIETQIASGDGSAYGLELSLEKKKGKLTGWINYTWSKATQQIAGINQDKAYAPMYDRRHNLSLVASYKLGKRWLLSTNYAYMTGARMTAPEGTHISTYGQVTYFSGRNNFQLPDFHQLDINVTLKSKVRKKQDPRRWRSEWVFGLTNAYNQRNSFAIFHQYGRVGIENMYHMYLFGLMPSVTYNFKF; encoded by the coding sequence ATGAACACAAAAACTTGTGTAATGCTATTGCTATGCCTTGTGGTGAACATCACCTTAGGTAAGGCACAAAACCATCAGGCGCCGAACCAAAAAATACAACTTGAAAAAAACAGCGGCACTATTCCTGAATTTTTAGATGAATTGAGTAAAAAATACCAGCTTAGGTTTTCTTACGACGAAGGTATTATACCTAAAACACGGTATCGGGTAGACAAGAAAGTGTGGCAGTTGGATGAATTGCTGCACAAGTTGTTGCAAAAAGCCCACATTCGATTTAGGCGAATCAATGGGCAAATCATTCTGACCCGCTACAAGACAAGTAAAATCACCTTGAGTGGTACCATTACGGCAGCCAACAACGGCGAGCACTTGCCGGGTGCAGTGGTGTACATCAAAGAATTGGGAGTAGGAGCAGTGTCTAACAACTACGGCTTTTACTCGCTGACGATCCCTCCTGACAAATACAAGGTATTGGGCTCGTATATGGGTTATAAAAATGCCACAAAAGAAACTTCGCTGGAAAAAAGCCTCAACCTTGACCTAGAGCTACAGCCTAGTGTAGCAAAGTTATCGGAGGTGATGGTAACGGCTAATGACGACAAGTCGAAGGAACACATCGAGAGCATCAAAAATACCCAGATGAGCACCCATGTAGTAGAGATTGAGCGTATTCAGCGCACGCCCATGCTGGCGGGCGAAGCAGATGTACTTAAGAGCATTCAGTTTTTGCCTGGAGTACAAAGCTCTCATGTGGGCACCGCAGGTTTTTCAGTAAGGGGAGGTGGTTATGACCAAAACTTGATTTTGCTCGATGACGCACCTGTATATAACATTTCCCACGCGATGGGGCTTTTTTCGGTGTTCAACACCGATGCGGTAAAAGATATAAGGGTATACAAAGGAGCTATTCCGGCAAAGTACGGGGGCAGGCTTTCGTCGGTGGTAGACATTAGAATGAAAGAAGGCAATGATAAACAATTGACGCTCAACGGTGGGCTAGGCATCGTGAGCAGTAGGCTTACCGTAGAAGGTCCCATCACACCCAAGGCTTCTTTTTTGGTATCGGGCAGGTACAGCTATTTGGGTTTTACAGCCAATAAATTGGCTTCGATTTTCTCAGAAGTTGCCCCTGACATCAACCATTACGGCAGAAATAACGAGATTAACTTTTATGACTTAAATGCCAAGCTAAACATTGAACTGGACAAAAACAATAAAATCTATTTTTCGGTATTTGGCAGCAAAGACCACTTTTTTAATGATGTGTTTTTTGAAAACAATACCCTGGACTGGGGCAACCAAACGGGGAGCTTTAGGTGGAACCACATTTTTAACGATCGTTTGTTTAGCAACCTTACGCTGGTATATGGCAACTTTGACTATGCCTATGTGCGCCACAACGACAACCGCAATTTTAAGTGGTCGGCAAATATGCAACAACAGGGGCTAAAGCTTGACTTCGACTATTTCGACTCACCTCAGAGCACGGTTAACTTTGGCGTATCGGTGGATAGGCATTTGTTTGCCCCAGGCAAAATCACGGGGCTTAGCGACCCTTCGGTAGTACAACCGTTTGCTTTAGACAACAAACAGGCAATAGAGTCAGCTTTTTATGTAAATCACCAGTGGGGCATTGGCAAGCGTTTTTTGGTCAATTATGGGCTACGGTTCTCTGGTTTTCATAACATAGGAGCAGGTACGCAATACATTTACAACGACGATCAAACCTTGACCCGTGAAGAGCATTTTGGCAAAGGAGAAGTAATGCAAAGCTATTATGGCTTAGCGCCTCGTTTGTCGTTGCGTTATTTGTTCAACGAAACTTCTTCGTTGAAAGCCTCTTATAGTCGCACCTATCAATACTTGCACCTGGTAAGTACCTCTAGCGTAGGGCTACCTACCGACGTGTGGTTGCCAGTAGACAACAACATTCGCCCAAGGGTTGCCGACCAGGTGGCTTTGGGTTATTTCAAAGATTTTTACCGGGCAACTTATCGCTTTTCGGCAGAAGCTTACTACAAGAAACTCTACAATGTGATAGACTATGTAGACAATGCTGATGTATTTTTGAATAAGCATATAGAAACTCAAATAGCCAGTGGCGACGGAAGCGCTTATGGATTAGAGCTGAGCCTGGAAAAGAAAAAAGGCAAATTGACTGGCTGGATCAACTATACTTGGTCGAAGGCAACGCAACAGATAGCTGGCATCAACCAAGATAAAGCATACGCCCCTATGTATGACCGACGCCACAATCTTTCGCTGGTGGCTTCTTATAAACTAGGCAAGCGGTGGTTGCTGTCGACAAATTATGCTTATATGACAGGCGCCAGAATGACAGCGCCAGAGGGTACCCATATAAGTACTTATGGTCAGGTTACTTACTTTTCGGGCAGAAACAACTTCCAACTTCCGGATTTTCACCAACTAGACATCAACGTCACGCTCAAGAGCAAAGTAAGAAAAAAGCAAGACCCAAGAAGGTGGCGAAGCGAATGGGTGTTTGGGCTGACCAATGCCTATAACCAGAGAAACTCTTTTGCCATATTTCATCAGTATGGTAGAGTTGGCATTGAAAACATGTACCATATGTACCTTTTTGGGCTGATGCCTTCTGTGACTTATAATTTTAAATTTTAA
- a CDS encoding FecR family protein yields MDIEFLIKYLMKKTSAAETQQVKEWLNSNEKNQTYFVRLKEWYDKEPPLVSLSDAEVAQDWQKVKAKALDKKEAKDKAQGKTRRLWVTRIAAAVVVLGVAFGLIYFGSLRPQPTPVAYTQSKSAQSLNKKAWVLEDGTKVWLNKNARIYFPEKFDDNRRMVRLEGEGFFEVKRDEKRPFTVQTNGVDVRVLGTSFNIYQKDSTHTKVTVNSGKVAVATKDGAQRVELVKGEASNFNAQNASLSKALNRDLNYLAWKTGALVFKKATMEQIVADLQRHYQVNISCAPALRQQFGFNGTFKDQPLKEVLQVLEATLEVKVVYDRNAIFIK; encoded by the coding sequence ATGGATATTGAGTTTCTGATAAAGTACTTGATGAAAAAAACCAGTGCTGCCGAAACGCAGCAGGTAAAAGAATGGCTCAATAGTAACGAGAAAAACCAAACCTATTTTGTCCGCCTCAAAGAATGGTACGACAAAGAACCTCCTTTGGTATCGCTCAGTGATGCTGAAGTAGCCCAGGATTGGCAAAAGGTGAAGGCGAAGGCGTTGGATAAAAAAGAAGCAAAAGACAAAGCGCAAGGTAAGACCCGCCGTTTGTGGGTAACCCGCATAGCTGCGGCAGTGGTAGTACTAGGGGTAGCGTTTGGTCTGATCTACTTTGGCAGCCTACGCCCTCAACCGACTCCAGTGGCTTATACCCAGTCAAAAAGTGCCCAAAGCCTCAACAAAAAGGCGTGGGTGCTAGAAGATGGCACAAAAGTATGGCTGAACAAAAACGCCAGGATTTACTTTCCAGAAAAATTTGACGACAATCGTCGAATGGTTCGCTTGGAAGGTGAGGGTTTCTTTGAAGTAAAAAGGGATGAAAAACGCCCTTTTACCGTGCAAACCAACGGGGTAGATGTAAGGGTGTTGGGAACCTCATTCAATATTTATCAGAAAGATTCGACACACACCAAGGTAACGGTAAACTCGGGCAAGGTGGCAGTAGCCACTAAAGACGGTGCCCAACGGGTAGAACTGGTGAAGGGGGAGGCAAGTAATTTTAATGCGCAAAATGCCTCCCTGTCCAAAGCCCTTAACCGTGACTTAAATTACTTGGCCTGGAAAACGGGCGCACTGGTGTTTAAAAAAGCGACCATGGAGCAAATTGTAGCCGACCTGCAAAGGCACTACCAGGTCAATATCAGTTGTGCTCCGGCATTGCGCCAGCAGTTTGGCTTTAATGGTACGTTCAAAGACCAACCTCTTAAGGAGGTGTTGCAAGTGCTAGAAGCCACACTGGAGGTGAAAGTTGTGTATGATCGAAACGCCATATTTATCAAGTAA
- a CDS encoding RNA polymerase sigma-70 factor: MEDFEAYIAQLFKKLYVPLVNHSNKLVKDVEAAREVVQETFVHLLEKGDSLHIKTSEEAYLYTAVRNRSLNYLKAQMRQLNRQGELHETYTATQDLNIQGVEAADLARILDVAIESLSKKTQVIFRLSRDESLSYKEISEQLGISVKTVEFHISSALKTIRSFLEKHWYLPVIFMLYTYQ; the protein is encoded by the coding sequence ATGGAGGATTTTGAAGCTTATATAGCCCAGTTATTTAAGAAGTTGTATGTACCGCTGGTTAACCACAGCAACAAGTTGGTAAAAGATGTAGAAGCCGCGAGAGAAGTGGTGCAAGAAACATTTGTGCACCTGTTAGAAAAGGGAGACTCGTTACACATAAAAACATCGGAGGAAGCCTATCTTTATACTGCAGTACGTAACCGTTCGCTCAATTATCTGAAAGCGCAAATGCGCCAACTGAATCGACAAGGCGAATTGCACGAAACTTATACTGCTACCCAAGACTTGAACATTCAGGGGGTAGAAGCTGCCGACCTTGCCCGCATACTAGACGTTGCCATCGAGAGCCTGTCTAAAAAAACCCAAGTTATTTTTCGTCTCAGCCGCGACGAATCGCTCAGTTACAAAGAAATAAGTGAACAACTGGGTATTTCGGTCAAAACCGTAGAGTTTCATATTTCTTCTGCCCTGAAAACCATTCGTTCATTTTTGGAAAAACACTGGTACTTGCCTGTCATATTCATGCTTTATACATATCAATAG
- a CDS encoding TetR/AcrR family transcriptional regulator: protein MGENKKNTRDKVIAYATKCFNQEGFGAITIQELANRLEMSRGNLTYYFKTKDNLLEAIVNEMWARLDEELNKRRTLPSFENLHNTAKVYYRIQKEYSFIFLDQHVLRHELVKEKFREQTKKSIHDNKAALAFAIKLGNLKPEPVPGMYNNIAFITWMMPFYWLNQQIIRGEKTEEDAEKMIWSILLPHFTEKGVSSFIKFFGKEYYESLGESFSVDLDSLISF from the coding sequence ATGGGTGAAAACAAGAAAAATACAAGAGACAAAGTCATAGCGTATGCGACCAAATGCTTTAATCAAGAGGGGTTTGGTGCCATTACTATACAAGAGCTTGCCAACCGCCTGGAAATGAGTCGGGGCAACCTGACTTACTATTTCAAAACCAAGGATAATTTGTTGGAAGCAATTGTAAATGAGATGTGGGCAAGGTTAGATGAAGAACTGAACAAACGGCGTACGTTGCCCTCGTTCGAAAACCTTCACAATACCGCTAAAGTGTATTACCGCATTCAAAAAGAGTACTCTTTTATCTTTCTTGACCAACACGTACTCAGGCACGAACTAGTCAAAGAGAAGTTTCGGGAACAAACCAAAAAAAGTATTCATGACAATAAGGCTGCTTTGGCGTTTGCCATCAAACTAGGCAACCTCAAGCCCGAACCAGTGCCAGGTATGTACAACAACATTGCTTTTATCACTTGGATGATGCCTTTTTATTGGCTCAACCAACAAATAATAAGAGGAGAGAAAACTGAAGAAGACGCCGAAAAAATGATTTGGAGCATTTTGTTACCTCATTTTACCGAGAAGGGAGTCAGCTCTTTTATCAAGTTTTTTGGCAAAGAATATTACGAAAGCCTGGGCGAAAGCTTTTCGGTAGACCTAGACTCGTTGATTTCTTTTTAG
- a CDS encoding acyl-CoA carboxylase subunit beta yields MQVIKTKINKNTQQYKDNHAGMMKLVEKLQKHLTDSRFEGKDKHIDRARQRGKLLARERIELLLDPDSPFLELLPLAGMNRKGGFGTGGTNVSGIGIVSGKLCMINSNVGTRKGGSVDYHTAFKAARINEITLENRLPSINLVESGGANLPDQAKIFNYGGASFRDITQRSELGIPTISVVFGNATAGGAYIPGMSDYAIFQKEKAKVFLAGPPLVKMATNEEVDDESLGGAEMHSRVSGVSDYLAEDEYDGIRLAREIMETISVASPHLLPEGTIEEPLYDTEEILGVVSHDVKIPFDARELIMRVVDGSRFSEFKPEYGKSMVTGWTNIHGYPVGIIANNGVIFSEDANKGTQFIQLCNKNDIPLIFMQNTTGYMVGKKYEEGGIIKNGAKLINAVSNSKVPAITLMIGASYGAGNYGMNGRSYNPRFLFTYPNHKIGVMGAEQLAGVMEIVQRASAKSLGQEFDEKKMAAAKMMLMAEAESKSSAWYSSSELWDDGVIDPRETRNCLGFALAVLYSQPIKGSDSFGVFRM; encoded by the coding sequence ATGCAAGTAATTAAAACCAAAATAAATAAAAACACCCAGCAGTATAAAGACAACCACGCCGGAATGATGAAGCTGGTAGAGAAACTGCAAAAGCATTTGACCGATAGTCGTTTTGAGGGCAAAGACAAGCACATAGACCGTGCCCGACAGCGAGGTAAACTTTTGGCACGCGAACGCATAGAGTTGTTGCTTGACCCTGACAGCCCTTTTCTGGAGCTGTTGCCCTTGGCGGGGATGAACCGCAAGGGAGGTTTTGGCACAGGAGGCACCAATGTGAGCGGCATTGGTATTGTGTCGGGCAAACTGTGTATGATCAACTCAAACGTAGGTACCCGCAAGGGGGGCTCGGTTGACTACCATACTGCTTTTAAGGCAGCCCGCATCAACGAAATCACCCTCGAAAACCGCTTGCCCAGCATCAACCTGGTAGAAAGCGGCGGCGCCAACCTGCCCGACCAGGCAAAAATATTTAACTACGGTGGCGCAAGTTTTAGAGATATTACCCAGCGTTCAGAACTTGGCATACCTACTATATCGGTGGTTTTTGGCAATGCTACGGCGGGTGGAGCTTACATTCCTGGAATGTCTGACTATGCCATTTTTCAGAAAGAGAAAGCCAAAGTGTTTTTAGCAGGACCACCCCTGGTAAAAATGGCCACCAACGAAGAGGTAGACGATGAGAGCCTGGGCGGAGCCGAAATGCATAGCCGGGTATCGGGGGTGTCAGACTACCTCGCCGAAGACGAGTACGATGGCATTCGCCTGGCACGCGAAATTATGGAAACCATCTCAGTAGCTTCACCTCACCTTTTGCCAGAAGGCACTATAGAAGAGCCCCTGTATGATACCGAAGAAATACTGGGGGTAGTGTCGCACGATGTAAAAATACCTTTTGATGCCCGCGAGCTTATTATGCGCGTAGTAGATGGCTCTCGTTTTAGCGAATTTAAACCCGAATATGGCAAGAGCATGGTCACAGGCTGGACTAATATCCACGGCTACCCTGTAGGCATTATTGCCAACAATGGGGTGATCTTTTCAGAAGACGCCAACAAAGGCACCCAGTTTATCCAACTCTGCAATAAAAATGATATTCCGCTCATATTTATGCAAAACACCACGGGTTACATGGTAGGTAAAAAGTATGAAGAAGGCGGCATTATAAAGAACGGAGCAAAACTGATCAACGCGGTGTCTAATAGCAAAGTACCCGCCATTACTCTTATGATTGGCGCCTCGTATGGTGCCGGAAATTACGGTATGAACGGGCGTTCGTACAACCCAAGATTTTTGTTTACCTACCCCAACCATAAAATAGGGGTGATGGGCGCTGAACAGTTGGCCGGAGTCATGGAAATTGTACAAAGGGCTTCTGCCAAGTCGCTGGGGCAAGAGTTTGACGAAAAGAAAATGGCTGCTGCCAAAATGATGTTAATGGCTGAAGCTGAGTCCAAATCATCGGCTTGGTACTCGTCGTCTGAACTATGGGACGATGGTGTGATAGACCCACGCGAAACCCGTAATTGCCTGGGCTTTGCCCTTGCCGTGCTTTACAGCCAACCCATCAAAGGATCGGATAGTTTTGGAGTGTTTAGGATGTAG
- a CDS encoding SDR family NAD(P)-dependent oxidoreductase encodes MKTVLITGGSSGIGYEMSRLFARDGYRLLWVAKPPEELSEAQARLEQEFAGVETHSLAKDLSVNTAAREVYNWTHTQGWTVDVLVNNAGFATYGNFETIDMDKELAMIGVNVTNVLLLTRYFLVDMLARDAGKIMNISSGVSYEAMPKMATYAGSKAFVRLMSQSLHEELKHRKSKVQVTTVCPSAIKNTRFQSTAGMQKVRTFSSIATATPQEVAKDAYRGLLKGKRLVITGAKYRLNKVISQWVPKALTRWVIRKEMEEISR; translated from the coding sequence ATGAAAACAGTACTCATTACCGGAGGATCAAGTGGCATAGGCTACGAAATGTCCCGGCTTTTTGCCCGTGACGGTTACCGCTTGCTTTGGGTGGCAAAACCTCCCGAAGAACTCAGCGAAGCCCAAGCCCGCCTTGAACAGGAGTTTGCAGGAGTAGAAACACACTCTCTTGCCAAAGACCTGTCGGTAAATACTGCAGCCCGCGAGGTGTACAATTGGACACATACCCAAGGTTGGACAGTAGATGTGCTGGTAAACAATGCGGGGTTTGCTACCTATGGCAATTTTGAAACTATAGATATGGACAAGGAATTGGCGATGATAGGGGTAAATGTGACCAATGTATTGCTGCTGACACGCTATTTTTTGGTAGATATGCTCGCCCGTGATGCGGGTAAAATTATGAACATTAGTTCGGGGGTGTCTTACGAAGCAATGCCCAAAATGGCTACTTATGCGGGCTCCAAGGCTTTTGTGCGGTTGATGAGCCAATCGTTGCACGAGGAACTCAAACATCGAAAATCTAAGGTGCAGGTCACTACAGTATGCCCATCGGCCATCAAAAATACCCGGTTTCAATCAACCGCTGGCATGCAAAAAGTACGCACCTTTAGCAGCATAGCCACAGCTACCCCGCAAGAAGTGGCAAAAGACGCCTACCGGGGTTTGCTCAAGGGCAAAAGGTTGGTAATTACCGGGGCAAAGTACCGCCTTAACAAAGTAATAAGCCAATGGGTACCTAAAGCTTTGACCCGTTGGGTGATTAGAAAAGAA